A window of Synchiropus splendidus isolate RoL2022-P1 chromosome 9, RoL_Sspl_1.0, whole genome shotgun sequence contains these coding sequences:
- the eif3s10 gene encoding eukaryotic translation initiation factor 3 subunit A translates to MPAYFQRPENALKRANEFLEVGKKQPALDVLYDVIKSKKHRTWQKIHEPIMLKYLELCVDLRKSHLAKEGLYQYKNICQQVNIKSLEDVVRAYLKLAEEKTETAKEESQQMVLDIEDLDNIQTPESVLLSAVSGEDTQDRTDRLLLTPWVKFLWESYRQCLDLLRNNSKVERLYHDIAQQAFKFCLQYTRKAEFRKLCDNLRMHLGQIQRHHNQSTAINLNNPESQSMHLETRLVQLDSAISMELWQEAFKAVEDIHGLFALSKKPPKPQLMANYYNKVSTVFWKSGNALFHASTLHRLYHLSREMRKNLTQDEMQRMSTRVLLATLSIPITPERTDIARLLDMDGIIVEKHRRLATLLGLQSPPTRQSLINDMVRFNLLQYVVPEVKDLYNWLEVDFHPLKLSGRVTKVLDWVRDQAEKESDLQHYVPHLQSNTILRLLQQVAQIYQSIEFNRLASLVPFVDAFQLERSIVDAARHCDLQVRIDHTSRTLSFGSDLNYSTKEDAPVGPFLQNMPSEQIRNQLTAMSAALAKATQVIKPTSILQEREEQSQQAIASYLKNARKDHQRILARRQTIEERKERLESLNIQREKEELEQREAEMQKVRKAEEERLRQEAKEREKERIMQEHEQIKKKTVRERLEQIKKTELGAKAFKDIDIENLEELDTDFIMAKQVEQLEKEKKELQERLKNQEKKIDYFERAKRLEEIPLIKKAYEEQRVKDMELWELQEEERISNMKVEREKALEHKKRMSRMMEDKENFLSKITAARSFIYEEKLKAFQERLVEERKKRLEERKRQRKEERRNAYYRQKEEEEQRIREEQLKKEREERERLEQEQREEEEREYQERLRKLQEQERKQRERQQEIEERERRREEERRAPPEEKSKDWGDRDEGGWRKRTEGESEWRRPAPEREWRQEGRDEEKDDRDGPFRRGDGLRRGVDDRGPRRGFNDDRGSRRGDDDRPLRRGMDDDRGPRRGFDDDRPIRRGGDDDRGPRRGFDDDRGPRRGFDDDRGPRRGMDDRGPRRLADDDWGPRRGGDDDRGSRRGMDDGPRRNLDGDDAKPWKPLNRPGGWRDREKAREESWGPPRRGGRDDDDDEDGGERPSFRDRQPPREESSWRRGGADEGNSWRDARRDDDRDDRRMDRDDRRMDRDDRRMDRDDRRMDRDDRRMDRDDRRGDRDFRRDRDRRDDQEQRGPRRDADDGGSWRRGGEEKREERERPREREREPEGDKAWRSDKEIPRRTKNETDDDGWTTVRR, encoded by the exons ATGCCGGCGTATTTCCAACGCCCAGAGAATGCTCTGAAACGAGCGAACG AGTTTTTGGAAGTTGGCAAAAAGCAACCTGCCTTGGACGTCTTGTACGATGTCATCAAAAGCAAGAAGCATCGGACATGGCAGAAGATCCACGAGCCTATTATGCTCAAATACTTGGAGCTCTGCGTGGACCTGCGCAAGAGTCACCTGGCCAAGGAGGGTCTTTACCAGTACAAGAACATCTGCCAGCAG gtgaacatcaaatctCTGGAAGATGTTGTCCGCGCTTACCTGAAGCTGGCGGAGGAGAAGACTGAGACTGCCAAAGAGGAGTCGCAGCAGATGGTTTTGGACATTGAGGATCTGGACAACATTCAGACTCCAGAAAG CGTCCTCCTGAGTGCTGTGAGTGGCGAGGACACTCAGGACAGAACTGATCGTCTGCTGTTGACGCCTTGGGTGAAGTTTCTGTGGGAGTCTTACCGCCAGTGTTTGGACCTGCTAAGAAACAACTCCAAGGTGGAGCGGCTGTACCATGACATCGCCCAGCAAG CATTCAAGTTCTGCCTTCAGTACACACGCAAAGCAGAGTTTCGCAAACTCTGTGACAACCTGCGTATGCATCTGGGCCAGATCCAGCGCCACCACAACCAGAGCACGGCCATCAACCTGAACAACCCGGAGAGTCAGTCCATGCACCTGGAGACCCGGCTGGTGCAGCTGGACAGCGCCATCAGTATGGAGCTCTGGCAG GAAGCGTTCAAGGCGGTTGAGGACATCCACGGACTCTTTGCTCTTTCCAAAAAGCCGCCCAAACCACAACTCATGGCCAACTACTACAACAAGGTGTCGACTGTCTTCTGGAAATCTGGGAATGCTCTCTTCCACGCCAGCACCCTCCACCGCCTCTACCATCTCTCCAGAGAGATGCGCAAAAATCTGACTCAGGATGAAATGCAGAG GATGTCAACTCGAGTGCTCCTGGCCACTCTCTCCATCCCCATCACTCCGGAGCGCACAGACATTGCTCGGCTGCTGGACATGGACGGCATCATCGTGGAGAAACACCGTCGTCTGGCCACACTCCTGGGCCTGCAGTCCCCTCCCACTCGGCAGTCTCTTATCAATGACATG gtgAGGTTCAACCTGCTGCAGTACGTGGTGCCAGAGGTCAAGGATCTTTACAACTGGCTGGAGGTGGACTTCCATCCACTGAAGCTCAGCGGCAGAGTCACCAAGGTGCTGGACTGGGTCAGGGACCAGGCAGAGAAGGAGTCAGATCTTCAGCACTACGTCCCTCACCTGCAGAGCAACACCATCCTGAGGCTCCTGCAGCAG GTTGCTCAAATCTACCAGAGCATCGAGTTCAATCGCTTGGCTTCTCTGGTTCCCTTTGTGGATGCCTTCCAGCTGGAGCGCTCCATTGTGGACGCTGCCAGACACTGTGATCTGCAA GTCCGCATCGACCACACCTCCAGGACCCTGAGCTTTGGATCAGACCTGAACTACTCCACTAAAGAGGATGCACCAGTTGGGCCTTTCCTACAAAATATGCCTTCCGAGCAGATAAGGAACCAGCTGACTGCCATGTCTGCTGCTCTGGCCAAGGCCACCCAGGTCATCAAGCCGACCTCCATCTTG CAAGAGCGTGAGGAGCAGAGCCAGCAGGCCATTGCGTCCTACTTGAAAAATGCCCGCAAAGATCACCAGCGCATCCTGGCCCGAAGACAAACCATTGAGGAACGTAAGGAGCGCCTGGAGAGTCTGAACATTCAGCGTGAGAAAGAAGAGCTGGAGCAGAGGGAGGCAGAGATGCAGAAGGTTCGCAAGGCCGAGGAGGAGCGCCTGCGCCAGGAAGCCAAGGAGCGGGAGAAGGAACGCATTATGCAGGAGCACGAACAGATCAAGAAGAAGACTGTGCGAGAACGGCTGGAGCAAATTAAGAAGACCGAGCTGGGAGCCAAGGCCTTCAAAGACATCGATATTGAG AACCTGGAAGAGCTGGACACTGACTTCATCATGGCCAAGCAGGTGGAGcaactggagaaggagaagaaggagctgcaggaACGTCTGAAAAACCAGGAGAAAAAG ATCGACTACTTCGAAAGAGCAAAGCGGCTTGAGGAAATTCCTCTCATCAAGAAAGCCTACGAGGAGCAGCGCGTCAAAGACATGGAGTtgtgggagctgcaggaggaggagagg ATCAGTAACATGAAAGTGGAGCGAGAAAAGGCTCTGGAGCACAAGAAGCGCATGTCCAGGATGATGGAGGACAAAGAAAACTTCCTGTCCAAGATCACCGCTGCCCGCAGTTTCATCTACGAG GAAAAGTTAAAGGCCTTCCAGGAGCGCTTGGTGGAGGAGCGCAAGAAGCGCCTGGAAGAGCGAAAGAGGCAGCGCAAAGAGGAGAGGCGCAATGCTTACTACCGccagaaagaagaggaggagcaacGTATCCGCGAGGAGCAACTGAAGAAAG AGCGCGAGGAGCGTGAACGCCTGGAGCAGGAACagcgtgaggaggaggagcgggagtACCAGGAGCGCCTGCGCAAGCTGCAAGAGCAAGAACGCAAGCAGCGTGAGCGCCAGCAGGAGATAGAGGAGCGCGAGCGCCGCCgcgaagaggagagaagagcccCACCCGAGGAGAAGTCCAAG GACTGGGGTGATCGGGATGAGGGCGGATGGAGAAAACGCACAGAGGGCGAATCAGAGTGGCGCCGTCCTGCACctgaaag GGAGTGGCGGCAAGAAGGTCGCGATGAAGAGAAGGATGACCGCGACGGTCCCTTCAGACGAGGAGACGGGCTCCGCCGGGGTGTAGATGACCGCGGTCCTCGCAGAGGCTTCAACGATGACCGCGGTTCTCGTCGCGGTGACGATGACCGTCCTCTGCGAAGAGGGATGGACGATGACCGCGGTCCACGTCGCGGCTTCGACGATGACCGTCCAATCAGGCGAGGCGGCGACGACGACCGCGGGCCCAGACGCGGCTTTGACGACGATCGTGGTCCTCGCCGCGGCTTCGATGACGACAGGGGTCCACGCCGAGGCATGGACGACAGGGGTCCCAGGCGGCTGGCTGACGACGACTGGGGCCctaggagaggaggagatgatgacAGAGGGAGCAGACGAGGAATGGACGATGGTCCTCGCCGTAACCTCGACGGCGATGACGCCAAACCATGGAAGCCCCTGAATAGACCAG GTGGCTGGCGTGACAGGGAGAAGGCTCGCGAGGAGAGCTGGGGACCTCCTCGTCGCGGAGgccgtgatgatgatgatgatgaagatggcggAGAGCGACCCAGTTTCAGAGACCGACAGCCACCCAG GGAggagagcagctggaggagaggaggggccGATGAAGGCAACAGCTGGAGAGATGCCCGGCGAGATGACGACAGAGACGACCGCCGAATGGACCGTGATGACCGTAGAATGGACCGCGACGACCGCAGGATGGATCGTGATGATCGTAGAATGGATCGCGATGATCGCAGGATGGATCGCGACGACCGCCGCGGTGACAGGGACTTCAGGCGTGACAGAGATCGCCGTGATGATCAAGAACAAAGAGGTCCACGAAGAGATGCAGATGATG GCGGATCCTGGCGtcgtggaggagaagaaaagcGGGAAGAACGGGAGCGTCCCAGGGAGCGCGAGCGGGAGCCAGAGGGCGACAAGGCCTGGCGCTCCGACAAAGAAATCCCACGCCGCACCAAGAACGAGACAGACGACGACGGCTGGACCACCGTCCGCCGCTAA
- the prdx3 gene encoding thioredoxin-dependent peroxide reductase, mitochondrial: protein MAARLGTLLRTSMRAVATAATRTESLAAAPALQRACFSTGAHRWAAAVTQPAPPFKATAVHNGDFKEMSLEDFKGKYLVLFFYPLDFTFVCPTEIISFSNKANEFHDINCEVVAVSVDSHFTHLAWTNTSRKAGGLGSIHIPLLSDLNKQISRDYGVLLEGPGIALRGLFIIDPNGVVKHMSVNDLPVGRSVDETLRLVKAFQYVETHGEVCPASWTPDSPTIKPTPDGSKEYFEKVN, encoded by the exons ATGGCGGCCAGACTCGGGACACTTCTCAGGACGTCT ATGAGAGCGGTGGCGACGGCGGCCACTCGAACTGAAAGCCTGGCGGCTGCTCCAGCGCTTCAGAGAGCCTGCTTCTCCACCG GCGCTCACAGGTGGGCGGCCGCCGTCACCCAACCTGCTCCGCCTTTCAAAGCCACCGCCGTGCACAACGGGGACTTCAAAGAGATGAGTCTGGAGGACTTCAAGGGCAAATACCTGGTTCTGTTCTTCTACCCGCTCGACTT CACCTTTGTGTGTCCGACGGAAATCATCTCCTTCAGCAACAAGGCCAACGAGTTCCACGATATCAACTGTGAGGTGGTGGCTGTGTCGGTGGACTCTCACTTCACACACCTGGCCTGGACCAACACGTCCCGCAAG GCTGGAGGTCTGGGCAGCATCCACATCCCTCTGCTGTCCGATCTCAACAAGCAGATTTCCAGAGACTACGGTGTCCTGCTGGAGGGTCCAGGAATTGCACTGAG GGGTTTGTTCATCATCGATCCCAACGGTGTGGTGAAGCACATGAGTGTGAACGACCTGCCGGTGGGCCGCAGCGTGGACGAGACGCTTCGGCTGGTCAAAGCCTTCCAGTACGTGGAGACACATGGGGAAGTCTGTCCCGCCAGCTGGACCCCGGACTCTCCCACT ATCAAACCCACTCCTGACGGATCCAAGGAGTATTTTGAAAAAGTCAACTGA
- the emx2 gene encoding homeobox protein EMX2 isoform X1 — protein MFQPTPKRCFTIESLVAKDSPVPASRSEEPIRPAALSYANSGQMNPFLNGFHSGGRGVYSNPDLVFAEAVSHQQNSAVPVHSVAPPHALAAHPLSSSHSPHPLFASQQRDPSTFYPWLLHRYRYLGHRFQGNETSPESFLLHNALARKPKRIRTAFSPSQLLRLEHAFEKNHYVVGAERKQLAHSLSLTETQVKVWFQNRRTKFKRQKLEEEGSESQQKKKGSHHINRWRLATKQASPEEIDVTSDD, from the exons ATGTTCCAGCCGACACCCAAGAGGTGTTTCACGATAGAGTCCTTAGTGGCCAAGGACAGTCCGGTCCCGGCGTCCCGCTCCGAGGAGCCCATCAGGCCGGCGGCTCTCAGCTATGCAAACTCCGGACAGATGAATCCTTTTCTAAACGGCTTCCACTCCGGAGGCAGAGGCGTCTACTCGAACCCGGACCTCGTGTTCGCCGAGGCGGTCTCTCACCAGCAGAACTCAGCGGTGCCGGTCCACTCGGTGGCTCCGCCGCACGCGCTGGCCGCTCACCCGCTCTCCTCCTCGCACAGTCCGCACCCACTTTTCGCCAGCCAGCAAAGAGACCCGTCCACCTTCTACCCCTGGTTATTACACAGATATAGATATTTGGGACACAGGTTTCAAG GGAACGAAACGAGTCCGGAGAGTTTCCTTTTGCACAACGCGTTGGCCAGAAAGCCCAAAAGAATCCGGACCGCGTTCTCGCCGTCCCAGCTGCTGAGACTCGAACATGCGTTCGAGAAGAACCACTACGTGGTGGGCGCGGAGCGGAAGCAGCTGGCGCACAGCCTCAGCCTCACGGAAACTCAG GTAAAAGtttggttccagaaccgacGGACGAAGTTCAAGCGTCAAAAGTTGGAGGAAGAAGGGTCGGAGtcgcagcagaagaagaaaggcTCGCACCACATAAACCGGTGGAGACTGGCGACCAAGCAGGCCAGTCCGGAGGAGATCGACGTCACCTCGGACGATTGA
- the sfxn4 gene encoding sideroflexin-4 translates to MDTNLLYWQTHGQSFLSRLKIWADLLDPVLLLSTQHEVEEAHSLLGSDASQQNQQATHLSLSSVHAASGTVLPLAFRPPALLPLCTPVVMASFLPHTTVRTALLCQFPVQFYMAGFTQANRSSLEEKMPPSQTLLMAGTVTYATCAGALPQIIINRLGISAAGAQSFLRNVCPIPISAALAAFSVYVIRNQETEDGIQVFDGSGNLVGVSPAAGRKAVKETALSRAVMFGTTAAVPQLLVSLLKRTRRFQKSPRLLGPLRTMGTMLVFQLMIPVSLSLFPQLGTIKTESLEQELSASSPDSQLYYHRGL, encoded by the exons ATGGATACCAACTTGCTTTATTGGCAAACGCACGGACAG TCGTTCCTCAGCAGGCTGAAGATCTGGGCTGACCTGCTGGACCCCGTCCTGCTGCTCTCCACACAG CATGAGGTCGAAGAGGCCCATAGTCTTCTGGGAAGTGATGCCAGCCAACAA AATCAACAAGCGACGCACCTTTCTCTT TCTTCCGTCCACGCAGCGTCTGGCACCGTGCTTCCACTGGCCTTCAGGCCTCCAG CACTGTTGCCGCTGTGCACCCCAGTG GTCATGGCCAGTTTTCTACCTCACACCACCGTCAGAACGGCTCTGCTCTGCCAG TTCCCAGTCCAGTTCTACATGGCTGGCTTCACACAAGCCAACAGAAGTTCTCTGGAG GAGAAGATGCCTCCGAGCCAGACGCTGTTGATGGCTGGAACCGTCACCTACGCAACTTGTGCCGgg GCTCTTCCTCAGATCATCATCAACAGACTTGGCATCAGCGCCGCAGGAGCCCAGAGTTTCCTGAGGAACGTCTGTCCCATCCCCATCTCAG CTGCTCTTGCTGCATTCTCCGTGTACGTCATCCGGAATCAGGAGACTGAAGACGGGATCCAGGTGTTCGACGGGAGCGGGAACCTTGTGGGAGTCTCTCCAGCAGCGGGACGGAAG GCAGTGAAGGAGACTGCTCTGTCCAGAGCAGTGATGTTTGGAACGACGGCTGCCGTCCCTCAGCTGCTGGTCTCCCTCTTGAAAAG AACTAGACGGTTCCAGAAGAGCCCCCGGCTGTTGGGTCCGCTCCGAACCATGGGCACCATGCTTGTGTTCCAGCTGATGATCCCAGTGTCGCTCAGCCTCTTTCCTCAGCTGGGAACG ATAAAGACGGAGagtctggagcaggagctgtCTGCCTCATCGCCAGACTCCCAGCTCTACTACCACAGAGGACTGTGA
- the emx2 gene encoding homeobox protein EMX2 isoform X2 has product MFQPTPKRCFTIESLVAKDSPVPASRSEEPIRPAALSYANSGQMNPFLNGFHSGGRGVYSNPDLVFAEAVSHQQNSAVPVHSVAPPHALAAHPLSSSHSPHPLFASQQRDPSTFYPWLLHRYRYLGHRFQGKSLVPEPTDEVQASKVGGRRVGVAAEEERLAPHKPVETGDQAGQSGGDRRHLGRLIAHGLGGLEAVRGVFSRDTFQIRVDRQLMGAGGTASARF; this is encoded by the exons ATGTTCCAGCCGACACCCAAGAGGTGTTTCACGATAGAGTCCTTAGTGGCCAAGGACAGTCCGGTCCCGGCGTCCCGCTCCGAGGAGCCCATCAGGCCGGCGGCTCTCAGCTATGCAAACTCCGGACAGATGAATCCTTTTCTAAACGGCTTCCACTCCGGAGGCAGAGGCGTCTACTCGAACCCGGACCTCGTGTTCGCCGAGGCGGTCTCTCACCAGCAGAACTCAGCGGTGCCGGTCCACTCGGTGGCTCCGCCGCACGCGCTGGCCGCTCACCCGCTCTCCTCCTCGCACAGTCCGCACCCACTTTTCGCCAGCCAGCAAAGAGACCCGTCCACCTTCTACCCCTGGTTATTACACAGATATAGATATTTGGGACACAGGTTTCAAG GTAAAAGtttggttccagaaccgacGGACGAAGTTCAAGCGTCAAAAGTTGGAGGAAGAAGGGTCGGAGtcgcagcagaagaagaaaggcTCGCACCACATAAACCGGTGGAGACTGGCGACCAAGCAGGCCAGTCCGGAGGAGATCGACGTCACCTCGGACGATTGATCGCGCACGGACTCGGAGGACTCGAAGCAGTGAGAGGGGTCTTTTCTCGCGACACATTTCAGATCCGCGTGGATCGGCAGCTGATGGGAGCTGGTGGCACCGCTTCTGCTCGGTTCTGA
- the dennd10 gene encoding DENN domain-containing protein 10, whose amino-acid sequence MAATETQLMLSVGLIEKDVNGDTLWVWCYPSVGPDLREVLLRKCCLIQGGGHFHTFVFGQFCRTWYYITTLEVQEPTALTKVTHFSLVITSKDFNPEKYAALSRILCRTYMKHGSPVNMMEAYMAVLTKGICQSDENGSFVIRDYDVRKAYLAGSVKDVVSQFGLETIILYTALMLKKRIVVHHPRIEALLEFTRVLPALTWHRKDWSILHPYVHLTDPELEDLRKVPGYIAGFVDPEVGNRSDLFDVYVNLPDSVITVSQSAKEAMSMGKLHKDIGHLIVQSAEDPEKSDSQVIKDISVKTKEILANLLALAQECEGSKLTLDSLKKRHFPPPTENFLFHLAAAEQLLLI is encoded by the exons ATGGCAGCTACTGAAACACAACTCATGTTAAGTGTCGGCCTGATCG AAAAGGATGTGAATGGAGACACCTTGTGGGTTTGGTGTTACCCTTCTGTGGGACCAGACCTGAGGGAGGTCCTGCTCAGAAAGTGCTGTCTGATCCAAGGAGGAGGACATTTCCACACCTTTGTGTTCGGCCAGTTTTGTCGTACCTGGTATTATATCACTACACTTGAAGTTCAAGAACCTACCGCCCTGACCAAG GTCACTCACTTTTCACTAGTTATTACGTCAAAAGACTTCAACCCTGAGAAGTACGCTGCCCTGAGTCGGATACTATGCCG GACATACATGAAACACGGGAGCCCGGTGAACATGATGGAGGCGTACATGGCCGTCCTCACCAAAGGCATCTGCCAGAGTGATGAGAACGGCTCCTTCGTCATCCGGGACTACGATGTCAGGAAGGCCTACTTGGCTGGATCAGTCAAAG ATGTGGTTTCTCAGTTTGGTCTGGAGACCATTATCCTCTACACCGCTCTCATGCTGAAGAAGAGGATTGTGGTTCACCATCCCCGCATTGAGGCCCTGCTGGAGTTCACCAG agttCTCCCAGCTCTGACGTGGCACAGGAAGGACTGGTCCATCCTGCACCCGTACGTCCACCTGACAGACCCTGAGCTGGAGGATCTGAGGAAAGTCCCCG GGTACATAGCAGGATTTGTGGACCCAGAAGTGGGCAACAGATCGGACTTGTTCGATGTTTATGTGAACCTCCCGGACAGTGTCATCACAGTCTCCCAGAGCGCCAAAG AGGCCATGAGCATGGGGAAGCTTCACAAGGACATCGGTCACCTCATCGTCCAGTCCGCTGAAGACCCGGAGAAGTCGGACAGCCAGGTCATCAAG GACATCTCCGTGAAGACAAAGGAGATTCTGGCGAACCTGCTGGCTCTGGCCCAAGAGTGTGAGGGCTCCAAACTCACTCTGGACAGCCTGAAGAAGCGCCACTTCCCTCCGCCCACAGAGAACTTCCTGTTCCACCTGGCAGCCGCCGAGCAGCTCTTACTCATCTGA